A genomic region of Alnus glutinosa chromosome 11, dhAlnGlut1.1, whole genome shotgun sequence contains the following coding sequences:
- the LOC133882097 gene encoding rust resistance kinase Lr10-like has translation MHICLEMVISYFFLFAVFVVGLGEGQNGCDEFPCGSLGPAIRFPFRLNSQSYHCGYPGFNLSCTDRNETVLQLPISVKFFVKNIDYKSQVIEVYDPDHCFPRQLHTLNLASSPFQILKQNFQYDFALFNCSSTEEQSRYAISCLSGPSHEVRAFPSYNDDISDLPIASCKKKYNLRSISHGVVFGYDNINLQLKWSGPKCRHCEEKGKGCRLKNNSNESETECFTKHAKDVLAKLKITGIIFGSLLLVLAVFALYRVYTYDKAEKENQAKIKLFLEDYKNFKPTRYSYADIKRITNQFTEKLGEGAYGMVFKGKLSNEIYVAVKMILNSTTKENGEEFINEVGTIGRIHHVNVVRLVGFCADGFRRALVYEFLPYSLEKFISSADTKTLFLGWNKLQDIAIGIAKGIDYLHQGCDQQIIHFDIKPHNVLLDENFNSKISDFGLAKLCSKDQSAVSMATARGTMGYIAPEVFSRNFGNVSYKSDVYSFGILLLEVVGGKKNVENKMESTSQIYFPEWIYNFLEQKEDLRVLIEDDEDAKIAKKLAIVGLWCIQWHPISRPSMKVVTQMLEGENELSMPPNPFASTNPTRMNANMLARGRLKQKLDVISEQE, from the exons ATGCATATTTGCTTAGAAATGGTAATCTCATATTTCTTCTTGTTTGCGGTTTTCGTCGTAGGCCTTGGAGAAGGCCAAAATGGGTGTGATGAATTTCCGTGTGGAAGCCTTGGCCCAGCCATTCGATTTCCCTTCCGACTAAACAGCCAGTCATACCActgtggatatcctgggtttaatCTATCCTGCACTGATAGAAACGAAACGGTGCTCCAGCTGCCCATTTCTGTGAAATTCTTTGTGAAAAATATTGACTACAAATCTCAGGTGATTGAAGTATACGACCCAGATCATTGCTTTCCAAGACAGCTTCATACACTCAATTTGGCTTCCTCGCCTTTCCAAATACTGAAACAAAACTTCCAGTATGACTTTGCCTTATTCAATTGTTCCTCAACAGAAGAACAATCTCGCTATGCGATCTCTTGTCTTAGTGGCCCAAGCCACGAAGTCCGTGCCTTCCCTTCGTATAATGATGACATCAGCGATTTGCCCATTGCATCTTGTAAAAAGAAGTATAATCTTCGATCAATTTCACATGGTGTAGTGTTCGGTTATGATAATATTAATCTGCAATTGAAGTGGTCCGGACCAAAGTGCAGACACTGTGAAGAGAAAGGCAAGGGATGTAGATTGAAGAATAATAGCAATGAATCAGAAACGGAGTGCTTCACCAAACATGCAAAAG ATGTATTAGCCAAGTTAAAGATTACTG GCATCATCTTTGGTTCATTGCTGTTAGTACTAGCGGTCTTTGCTCTCTACCGTGTCTACACCTATGacaaagcagaaaaagaaaatcaagctaAGATCAAATTGTTTTTGGAGgattacaaaaatttcaagccCACCAGATACTCGTATGCCGATATTAAGAggattacaaatcaatttactGAGAAGTTAGGCGAGGGAGCCTACGGAATGGTGTTCAAAGGAAAGCTTTCAAATGAAATCTATGTTGCGGTGAAGATGATCCTAAACAGTACTACCAAAGAAAATGGGGAAGAATTCATAAATGAGGTAGGGACAATTGGTAGGATTCATCATGTTAATGTAGTTCGCTTGGTTGGCTTCTGTGCTGATGGATTTCGACGAGCTTTAGTTTATGAGTTCTTACCTTATTCACTAGAAAAGTTCATATCTTCGGCGGACACTAAAACTCTTTTCCTTGGTTGGAACAAACTGCAAGACATTGCTATTGGCATAGCAAAAGGAATTGATTATCTTCACCAAGGATGCGACCAACAAATCATCCATTTTGATATCAAGCCTCATAACGTTTTGCTagatgaaaatttcaattcaaaaatttctgattttggtcTTGCCAAGTTGTGCTCCAAGGATCAAAGTGCGGTGTCCATGGCTACAGCCAGGGGGACCATGGGTTACATCGCACCCGAAGTCTTCTCTAGGAACTTTGGAAATGTTTCTTATAAATCAGATGTCTATAGTTTTGGAATTTTATTGCTTGAAGTAGTTGGAGGAAAGAAAAATGTTGAGAATAAAATGGAGAGCACTAGTCAAATTTACTTTCCAGAATGGATCTACAATTTCTTGGAACAAAAAGAAGACCTACGAGTCCTTATCGAAGATGATGAAGATGCTAAAATTGCTAAAAAACTTGCAATTGTTGGACTTTGGTGCATCCAATGGCACCCAATAAGTCGTCCTTCTATGAAAGTTGTCACTCAAATGTTAGAAGGAGAGAATGAATTATCTATGCCTCCTAATCCATTTGCCTCGACAAATCCCACAAGAATGAATGCAAATATGCTTGCAAGAGGCCGTCTAAAGCAAAAGTTAGATGTAATCTCAGAACAAGAGTAA
- the LOC133882098 gene encoding rust resistance kinase Lr10-like, translating to MYDAVEEFLQSHNNLMPIRYSYSKIKKMTKSFKDKLGEGGYGIVYKGTLRSGCLVAIKMLGKSKANGQDFINEVATIGRIHHVNVVQLIGFCVQGSHRALIYEFMPKRSLNQYIFSPEESDVLSYKKIYGIAIGIARGIEYLHQGCEMQILHFDIKPHNILLDENFTPKISDFGLAKLYPVDNNIVSLTAARGTLGYMAPELFYKNIGGVSYKSDVYSFGMLLMEMASRRKNVSAFVEHSSQIYFPTWVYDQLQDGNDIKMEDATEEEKKMIKKMIIVALWCIQMKPSDRPSMSNVLEMLEGEVECLQMPPMPTLSSPERPMMNAEENSNQSCSSSE from the coding sequence ATGTATGATGCTGTAGAAGAATTTTTGCAAAGCCACAACAACCTCATGCCAATAAGGTACTCTTACTCAAAAATTAAGAAGATGACCAAAAGTTTCAAGGACAAATTGGGTGAAGGAGGCTATGGTATTGTATATAAAGGAACGCTTCGAAGTGGCTGTCTTGTAGCTATAAAGATGTTAGGTAAATCCAAAGCTAATGGACAAGACTTTATAAACGAAGTTGCAACCATTGGAAGGATTCACCATGTTAATGTAGTGCAACTTATTGGGTTTTGCGTTCAAGGATCGCATCGGGCTCTTATATATGAATTTATGCCTAAACGGTCTCTGAATCAGTACATTTTTTCCCCGGAAGAAAGTGATGTCCTAAGCTACAAGAAAATATATGGTATTGCTATAGGAATTGCTCGTGGGATTGAATATTTACATCAAGGATGTGAAATGcaaattttgcattttgatattAAGCCTCACAACATTCTTCTCGATGAGAATTTTACTCCTAAGATTTCTGACTTTGGCCTGGCAAAATTATATCCAGTAGATAACAACATTGTTTCTTTGACTGCAGCAAGAGGGACATTAGGATATATGGCTCCTGAATTATTctacaaaaacattggaggtGTCTCTTACAAATCTGATGTTTATAGTTTTGGAATGTTATTGATGGAAATGGCGAGTAGGAGAAAGAACGTAAGTGCATTTGTAGAGCATTCAAGCCAAATTTACTTTCCTACTTGGGTCTATGACCAATTGCAGGATGGAAATGACATAAAAATGGAAGATGCTACggaggaggaaaagaaaatgattaagaaGATGATCATAGTGGCATTATGGTGCATACAGATGAAGCCCAGTGATCGCCCTTCAATGAGCAATGTCTTAGAAATGCTTGAAGGAGAAGTTGAATGCTTACAAATGCCTCCAATGCCCACTTTGTCATCGCCAGAGAGACCTATGATGAATGCCGAAGAGAATTCGAATCAAAGTTGCTCGTCTTCAGAATAA
- the LOC133881286 gene encoding uncharacterized protein LOC133881286, with the protein MAGRMAFSSRLMTLVVVVLVHQTCSVEDGHQCPPSSCGDIHNISDPFRLQDDLKNCGDRNYTLSCENNNTVLYSDAGKYYVRQINYDNYTIRVVNSGIEQVSIPPYFLNGYNFSFGRSYDLNRQGRSWELIRISRSVVFVMCENRVNSPLYLETSTCFRINGSDSEYSSNSSKTYRYVKVGRTSPLDVEDSCQIEGMSLTSWPGNDDRHVSCSDVHNALVYGFELSWWKAMCKIRCRSGDYCYLDKANHVQCSGFLDEAFIGELGFSLKNLFG; encoded by the exons atgGCAGGAAGAATGGCCTTCTCTTCTAGACTAATGACCCTTGTTGTTGTCGTGCTTGTCCATCAAACTTGCAGTGTTGAGGATGGTCATCAATGTCCTCCTTCTTCCTGCGGCGATATCCATAACATAAGCGATCCCTTTCGATTACAAGACGATCTAAAAAACTGCGGCGACCGAAATTATACCCTGTCATGTGAGAACAACAATACAGTGTTGTACTCAGATGCCGGAAAATATTATGTGCGGCAAATCAATTACGATAACTATACAATCCGAGTGGTAAACTCCGGTATTGAGCAGGTATCCATCCCTCCTTATTTTCTAAACGGCTATAATTTCAGTTTTGGGCGTTCATATGACCTGAATCGACAAGGGAGATCTTGGGAACTAATAAGAATATCAAGGAGTGTGGTTTTCGTGATGTGTGAAAATCGGGTGAATTCGCCATTGTATTTGGAGACTTCTACTTGCTTCAGAATTAATGGATCAGACTCAGAGTATTCTTCCAACTCTTCCAAGACGTATAGATATGTCAAAGTCGGCAGAACGAGTCCATTAGATGTGGAGGACTCGTGCCAAATAGAGGGAATGTCTCTGACATCGTGGCCAGGAAATGATGACCGACATGTTTCCTGTTCAGACGTCCACAACGCATTGGTATATGGTTTTGAGCTTTCATGGTGGAAAGCTATGTGTAAAATACGCTGCAGATCAGGAGACTATTGCTACTTGGACAAGGCGAATCATGTTCAATGTTCTG GATTCCTAGACGAGGCATTCATAGGTGAGCTAGGCTTCTCTCTCAAAAATTTGTTTGGATGA